The following nucleotide sequence is from Pseudomonadota bacterium.
GAATGGTCCCTTGTTATTACGTCGGTGATATAGGGGTTCCATTCTGTGGATCCCGTGGTCTTGCCCGAAAGAATCCAGTACCTTCGTCCCATAGCATTTGCGTGACATGAGTCGACAAAGGTTATTGCATTTCTCCCTTCTAGTTTTTTTAGAAGAAGGTCAATCTCAGCATCAGTTATGATCCCCGCTTCACTCCAGGGTTCTACCCTTTTCGTTGTAACATCGTACGCACAGATCGCCTCGTAAAATCCATTAATTTCATCACCATCTTCATCGGGAACCTGGGTTCCATGGCCCGAGAAATGGAAGAAAACCATGTCTCCCGGTTTCGTGCCTTTTATGAGCCAATCCTCAAAAGCCTCCAGGATGGCCTTTCTTGTCGCCCGGCTATCCGTCAATACCTTGATATCCTCATCTGAGAAGCCATAGAGCTCGATGAGCTTCTCCCTCATCATCGATACCTCTCTGACGGCCCCCTTCAGGTTCTGTATCTCTCTCTTGTGTTCTTTTGAATAAAATGGA
It contains:
- a CDS encoding caspase family protein — its product is MKKTRMFRRRLFLLLPAIMLCTFIFGAPTSSMAAKRALLVGINNYKNLPFYSKEHKREIQNLKGAVREVSMMREKLIELYGFSDEDIKVLTDSRATRKAILEAFEDWLIKGTKPGDMVFFHFSGHGTQVPDEDGDEINGFYEAICAYDVTTKRVEPWSEAGIITDAEIDLLLKKLEGRNAITFVDSCHANAMGRRYWILSGKTTGSTEWNPYITDVITRDHSGGRIMNCRYYYSLHDLSIKMKEDVELIRLQTIGTVAYIDNTTNRLILRDELGVIALDITDTRFRKVVKNSPTTKENKKGNKEEGAIEMIMVTEIESGNKVKVDFKKERGKYVAIGIDKIVQQK